AGCGCCGCTCATAGGCGGCATCGCGGTCGCGGTAGCTATCGCGTGGTCGGTAGCCGCCGTCGCGATCGCGCATGCTTGGGCGGTTGTGCGGAGCGTCATGATCGCGGCTGAATCCACCGCTGGCGCCACCGCGGAAACCGCcactgccgccgccacggCCACGGAagctgctgccgccgccacggaagctgccgcgcgcgccgccaaagctgccgccgcgcccacCGCGCATACCGTGCCCAGATGTGTCCGCGGTGGGCCCAGTCTTGGACCTGCGCGAGCCGCCACCGAGACCGCCACCGAGGCGTTTTGGTTTCCAATCCTTTACTGTGCGCCCACGCTCGACATCGACCATGATCCTGCGATCATCCAGTCGAAGTCCCTCTGCACGCGAGTACGCCGTGCGCAtatcgcgctcgcgctcaaaAAGAATAAAGGCATATCCACGGCTCTTCCCATCGCGATCGTGCACGATTGAAATATGCGCGATCGGGCCGTACCGATCGAactcgcggcgcaagtcTGTCTCGGTGGTATGGTACGGCTGTGGTAAGTAGGATGCGGCACACGTACTAGACGAGATATAAATAGCGTTTTAAATGGGTCGCCCACAGCATGGGTATCGTTTTTGGGGTTGTCTGGGATGAGCAAGCCAATAAACCTACATTCTGCAAGCATTCGTTTTTGCGTCGCAACGCGCttttgcatgcgcgcatcgcgccgcatctcCGTCTGTGTAACGATCGCATGCGTATATGGCGCGCCATCAGCGTCTTCCGTCGCCTCGCCCTTGTCGACCAggtcgcggcgcgcgcgttccAAGAAGGCTGCAACACCTTCGAGAggctgtgcgctgcggttccgtgcgtcgcgcgcacgcctgggcggcgcatgtggATCCCAGTCTTCAACACCGCTTCGAAAGTGCTCAAACGGGGGCCGCGGCAAAAACAGCCGCAGCATCGGCGGGGGCAGCAGATGTGTCATCGTCGTACAATGCaggccgccgccgtcgagGAAGAAGTGAAGTTCGGCCGAGAAGTGATCGGTCCGCGCGGCcagccgcgcgacgcgccgtgctggtCGACTTGCAGCGTCGACATGGCATCGCAAGGGACGGGGTACGACCTGTCTGCGAGTACCTACTCGCCTGACGGCCGTATTTTTCAAATTGAATATGCTGCGAAAGCAGTTGAGAATGCAGGGACAGCAATcgcggtgcgcacaaaaGACGGTGTCGTGTTTGGCGTAGAGAATCTAATCCACTCCAAGCTGTTGGTCCCTGGCTCCAACAAGCGCGTGTACACGGTGGACAGCCATATTGGAATGGTACGCTATTTCTCTTACACTTACCCCAGATCTCGGCGGGTCTTACCGCGGACGGCAAGCATCTCGCAggccgcgcaaaagaggAGGCGACGAATTATTACGACACCTATAAGCACAAGGCACCCGTTCGGGTACGTTTTTCCAGCGCTTCTCACCCACAGAATGTTGCTGAGCGCACCGCATTCTATGTCCAAGCGTTCACGCTCTACTCCTCCGTGCGTCCGtttggcgccgcttcgATCGTTGGCGGcgtcgacgaggagcgcgggCCGCAATTATACGTGATTGAGCCTTCGGGCGTCTTTTTGGGCTACCACGGGTGTGCGGTTGGCAAAGGTAAGCAGTTTGCCAAGACGGAAATTGAAAAacttgcgctcgacgagctcagCATGACGCAAGCGGCCGAGGAAGTCGCGAAAATCATTTACAAAGCACATGACGACGCTAAAGACAAAGACTTTGAGCTGGAGCTTTCTTGGGTCGGTCCCGCGTCGGACATGAAGCACAGACCCGTGCCCGCACAGATCAAAGAAgaggccgtgcgcaaggcacTCGCGGCACTCGACGAAGAGATGGAAGACTAGCGGAGATAGCGTCATTTACAATATACGATTCGTatcggcattgcgcgcccTGCGTGGCGCAATAAACCAGCATGTGCTGTGCGTAATCGTAACAAACACACACACGGCGAGTTGCgtcgcaagcagcgcaagctgcatgaGCGCCTTGAGAAGCACCTCGGTACTGTGCAGCAGTACCGCCGGGAGTGCCAGGTGAAGCAGATCCAGCTGCTTTTGCCACtggcggtgcgtgcgcagcagtgGCGCCATGCACCACGGAAGCGCATTCTCGTCACTATACCTGCACCCGATGCTTAAAATGTGCACCATAGATACAAGCACAAATCGCGGCAAGAGGAGCAAAACCGGATTAGGTCGCGTATCGTGCGGCTCTGCTctgccgctgcgtgctTCTTTGGCGTGAAAGGCGGAGAGGACAAATCCATGGGCGAGCGATACGCGTACCAAACGCATGCTCGCCGTTGtgggcgcgcgtcggcacaaaagcggcgcatgaaATGTGAGTGAAATGGCAAGATGAAAAGCAAAAGGGCGCGCGCTGTTCACGGGCCCTTGCCAGGTGGGGAGCgatgccggcgcgcgggAGCGTGGGGTTTGGCGCACTGTATAGGAAAGCTCGCACGGCgcccgcggcgcttgcagcgaCCACTGGTCTGCGGCGCCAGGGACGCCGCGCAACCTACTTCCAGCATCTTCAAtctgcgcttgcagcgtctGCATAAGGCTGTCCATCGCGTAGCGTTTATCGTAGTGCGTTGCGTTTTGAAAAGcaacgcggcgcatccgcgccTCATGTCGTAGCACTTGCAGCGAGCTCTGTTTATGCAAGCGCTGTTCGTCAAAATATACATGCCGCGATTCGATGCTGTGATCACTTTCCGTGTCCGACACTGCGCACTCATCAATGCCCACCGGCGTCGGAATGGCGCGTACGGCTGGCGGGCTCGGCAGCGGTGTCTCCATCGAAAGGGTGGTCGCAGATACACTCCGGCACACTGGGTCgcctttgcggcgcgcatcaTTGTCTAGCGATGCAAGAAGATGGTCCAAGGCAGTTCGCGGTacgagcgcatcggcgctgACCGAGTGTGACAAGTCCCCGCGGGTCGAGCGGGGCGGGCTCCCGTGCATGTAGACAACGCGCGAGAATCCAGAACCCGATGCCGGTATGGCTGGGTCCGGTACACTCTCTTGCGATACGACGCTTGTATCCGAGGTGGAGTGCGTTGCACTTGGGGTGCGTGTCGAAGACGCGGCAGTTACCTCGGGACACACCACGGACGAGAGCAGTCCGGATGGAGGCCGGAAAAGCCGGTTCCCCTTGTACCGTCGCGGGCCGTTGCCCTTCTCCTTGCCCGGCATGCGTGCCGCTAGAGAAGAAAAATAGGGCTCTACAGGTCGATGCCCGATGGATGTAGCGTCCGGGTATGCACAGTGGCGCAATCTTGGATGAAAGTGggcaatgtggaggtttGAGTGCGTAGGATTCGTGGAATCGCTGCATGCTACTATGTACGTGCAGCATCGTGCGCTGTGTCACGAGGTGGCACGGAGGGCTCCCCTGCACGGCCGGTAGGTTGCGCGGCCTCTGCAGTGTGTGGTGTGTGCAACGCTGGCGAGCTCAAGCCCTCGTTCGGCACGACACCTGTCCATTCCCATACACGAACCCATTCGCCATGccactgcgcttgccgcgcgcgtacATTCGCATTTTGCTCGACCACACGCGTGACATGTGCCCACAGcttccggcgcgctgcactgctCAGCTCATCCTCCAGCACGGCATCACGCAGGTGCGCGACAGGAAGCCCGAGTGGAAGTTGtggcgacgctgcgtgctgcTGTGCCTGGGCGCAgagctcggcgcacacTTGGCGTGCGTATGCAGCGACGTGCACGGCCAGCACACGCGACTCGCGCACACGGCGCACAATGTAAAGAGTAGCTAGCACAAGCACGATAGTAATTAGGacgcgcagcttgctgcgccacaCAAGCGCAAAGATGTACAGGCGGATGCGACATCGCAGCGGCATAGAGGCGCGGTGTGTGGCAAGCCAGTGCGTACCGCGGGCGCTTGTAATTGCAACAATCTCGGCGGGCGCATGCTCTAGGAGGCCGTCCAGCGCAAGGTCCCATAGAGTGGAAAAGAGCGTCGCATCCACGTCGTCCACGGTGcgcgcttccagctcggcCCGCACGGTCGCGGTGGGAACGGCAAACTTACCGAGCGCATGCTCAGGAacgtgccgcagcggcgcagcgagaCCGCAACGGACGCTCCCGTGCCATTGCGCAAGGTACTCTACGATGCCCGCTGAAAGCTCGGAGGCAAGAACGAGCTTGTAGGTATCGGGGACACATTGTGCGGGCCGCCATGTGAGTGGAACAAGTGCCGAGACAACGGGGATACGCGATACGGCTGCATCAGCAACTGTGTAGTCTGCACTTGTACACGATGTGACGTGGCCGTTGGCACAAACGCCGTGCGTTGGGCAGGGCGTGCAGGGTGGTGCGAGCGGAACAATTCCATGCGGCGTGGCGGCAGAGGTGTTTGTATCGCAGTAGCCTATCGTGCGTGATCGATAGCAGTACCAGATCCAGTAGCATGCAGAGGCCCACAATATCCAGCGGAgtgcggcggtgcgccagTGCGGTGGAAAGACACGCGAGCGTTGCTTTGGCGTGGATATGGGTGCTGTATGGGGCTCGGTGCCTGTGCCGGGCAGCACTTGGGTGTGTGTACCTTTGGGCACAGTCGCACGCGCTGAAGAATGCGTTTGCAATGCTTGGAAGGGATTCTCCTCTGCAAACCGGATCGAAGGCGTGGGCGAGTCCTGCGAGTCCTGCGagttttgcgccgccgacgtgCGCATGCCAGGCGAGCCAAACGCAAGCTGCGGGCGTGATCGCTTGCGCAGAGACGATGGCGTACTTGTAGGTGTATCCTCGCGCGGCCCTGGGACTTGCACACGCTTTGCTCTTGGTCGATCGGGCGTTGCTTGCTGCTGAAGAATGGGGCGCACATGCGAGTCAAACAAGTCAACTAGTGCGGCTTTACGGGCTCCACTCGGCACAGCCACACGGTGCTCCtgcagcaatgcacgcaaCTCTGGCACACGGAGCGTCGCAGCGTCTATGGACGCATCGATCCGCGGCATCCTTCGCACGCAGTGTGGAGGCAAAAGCAAGCCACGCCGCGACCTGAAACGATGTGGAGTGTACGATGTGGGCtacgctcggcgctgctcgcacCATACTACATAATGCTCTGCGGTGGGACGCCCCAAGACGCTCAATGCATTGCGGGCATTGCTCTTGTGCTCGAACggcgtgcgtttgcgcacaTCCTCCCGCGCATGGTGCGTCTTTTCAGTGGACGGCGTTGCAAAGTCTGCAGGTACACACAAGTTCCGC
This is a stretch of genomic DNA from Malassezia vespertilionis chromosome 1, complete sequence. It encodes these proteins:
- a CDS encoding uncharacterized protein (COG:A; EggNog:ENOG503NWQV; BUSCO:EOG09264G1F); amino-acid sequence: MTHLLPPPMLRLFLPRPPFEHFRSGVEDWDPHAPPRRARDARNRSAQPLEGVAAFLERARRDLVDKGEATEDADGAPYTHAIVTQTEMRRDARMQKRVATQKRMLAEYNPKNDTHAVGDPFKTLFISRLPYHTTETDLRREFDRYGPIAHISIVHDRDGKSRGYAFILFERERDMRTAYSRAEGLRLDDRRIMVDVERGRTVKDWKPKRLGGGLGGGSRRSKTGPTADTSGHGMRGGRGGSFGGARGSFRGGGSSFRGRGGGSGGFRGGASGGFSRDHDAPHNRPSMRDRDGGYRPRDSYRDRDAAYERRYKDHDNPAGWDAAPSGYARASTYVICAPNPSTLDERTPKRPRF
- the PRE10 gene encoding proteasome endopeptidase complex (COG:O; EggNog:ENOG503NU0E; MEROPS:MER0000553; BUSCO:EOG092644WX) yields the protein MASQGTGYDLSASTYSPDGRIFQIEYAAKAVENAGTAIAVRTKDGVVFGVENLIHSKLLVPGSNKRVYTVDSHIGMISAGLTADGKHLAGRAKEEATNYYDTYKHKAPVRNVAERTAFYVQAFTLYSSVRPFGAASIVGGVDEERGPQLYVIEPSGVFLGYHGCAVGKGKQFAKTEIEKLALDELSMTQAAEEVAKIIYKAHDDAKDKDFELELSWVGPASDMKHRPVPAQIKEEAVRKALAALDEEMED
- a CDS encoding uncharacterized protein (TransMembrane:4 (i306-322o342-362i386-405o411-435i)), encoding MPGKEKGNGPRRYKGNRLFRPPSGLLSSVVCPEVTAASSTRTPSATHSTSDTSVVSQESVPDPAIPASGSGFSRVVYMHGSPPRSTRGDLSHSVSADALVPRTALDHLLASLDNDARRKGDPVCRSVSATTLSMETPLPSPPAVRAIPTPVGIDECAVSDTESDHSIESRHVYFDEQRLHKQSSLQVLRHEARMRRVAFQNATHYDKRYAMDSLMQTLQAQIEDAGSRLRGVPGAADQWSLQAPRAPCELSYTVRQTPRSRAPASLPTWQGPVNSARPFAFHLAISLTFHAPLLCRRAPTTASMRLVRVSLAHGFVLSAFHAKEARSGRAEPHDTRPNPVLLLLPRFVLVSMVHILSIGCRYSDENALPWCMAPLLRTHRQWQKQLDLLHLALPAVLLHSTEVLLKALMQLALLATQLAVCVFVTITHSTCWFIAPRRARNADTNRIL
- a CDS encoding uncharacterized protein (TransMembrane:1 (o384-411i); COG:S; EggNog:ENOG503NUKS) encodes the protein MPRIDASIDAATLRVPELRALLQEHRVAVPSGARKAALVDLFDSHVRPILQQQATPDRPRAKRVQVPGPREDTPTSTPSSLRKRSRPQLAFGSPGMRTSAAQNSQDSQDSPTPSIRFAEENPFQALQTHSSARATVPKGTHTQVLPGTGTEPHTAPISTPKQRSRVFPPHWRTAALRWILWASACYWIWYCYRSRTIGYCDTNTSAATPHGIVPLAPPCTPCPTHGVCANGHVTSCTSADYTVADAAVSRIPVVSALVPLTWRPAQCVPDTYKLVLASELSAGIVEYLAQWHGSVRCGLAAPLRHVPEHALGKFAVPTATVRAELEARTVDDVDATLFSTLWDLALDGLLEHAPAEIVAITSARGTHWLATHRASMPLRCRIRLYIFALVWRSKLRVLITIVLVLATLYIVRRVRESRVLAVHVAAYARQVCAELCAQAQQHAASPQLPLGLPVAHLRDAVLEDELSSAARRKLWAHVTRVVEQNANVRARQAQWHGEWVRVWEWTGVVPNEGLSSPALHTPHTAEAAQPTGRAGEPSVPPRDTAHDAART